The following are encoded in a window of Lactobacillus panisapium genomic DNA:
- the pgmB gene encoding beta-phosphoglucomutase — MLKGLIFDLDGVLTDSAKFHLAAWNDLAKELGIRLTNEQLNSLRGISRMDSLDLILQYGHQTNEYTEQQKKQFAAAKNEKFLQQVDTMTPKDILPGIPQLLADAQEANLKMCIASASKNAPKILHKLKIASKFAGIVDAATVNKGKPDPEIYQKAQQLLHLKASEVISFEDAAAGVAAIKAAGQFAVGIGDRTVLKEADYLVASTKDLQLDKIVAAYINS; from the coding sequence ATGCTTAAAGGTTTGATTTTTGATTTAGACGGCGTTTTGACAGATTCAGCGAAGTTTCATTTAGCCGCTTGGAATGATTTAGCTAAAGAATTAGGAATTAGACTGACAAACGAGCAACTGAACTCGTTACGAGGAATTTCTCGCATGGATTCCCTAGATTTAATCTTGCAATATGGTCATCAAACTAATGAGTATACTGAGCAGCAGAAGAAGCAGTTTGCGGCAGCTAAGAACGAGAAGTTCTTACAGCAAGTAGATACGATGACGCCGAAAGACATTTTACCTGGCATTCCGCAACTACTTGCGGATGCACAAGAGGCCAATTTAAAAATGTGCATTGCTTCGGCTTCGAAAAATGCGCCTAAAATATTGCACAAATTGAAGATTGCCAGTAAGTTTGCTGGCATTGTCGATGCGGCAACAGTTAACAAGGGCAAGCCAGATCCGGAAATCTATCAAAAGGCGCAACAACTTTTGCACTTAAAGGCGAGTGAAGTGATCAGTTTTGAAGATGCCGCAGCTGGGGTTGCTGCAATTAAAGCGGCCGGGCAATTTGCCGTTGGTATTGGCGACCGCACCGTGTTGAAAGAGGCCGACTATCTTGTCGCTTCAACCAAAGACTTGCAGTTAGATAAGATCGTGGCTGCTTATATAAACAGCTAG
- a CDS encoding extracellular solute-binding protein, whose amino-acid sequence MKIWKKVALGSTAILAAMSLAACSNNDSKSASGNSSQNTKLTLWVDTNQVSYYKKIASDFTKSHKNITVRVTQNPTGSANAKTDVGKDPSKAADVFEAPNDQLGQMADSGYINPLSPKDTSNIKANYIAVAAKGVTWKGKIYAYPYAQQAQTIYYDKSKLSANDVKNWKTLTSKGVVATDFTNAYVMWPVFFSAGTKLYGDSGEDLKGSTFNSQKGVNALKWYAEQRNNKGVMQTSNALNQLKKGNAQAILDGPWNAANIKKILGKNFAVAKYPMIEVGGKSVQMQAFLGIEGFAVNAHTKNPKAASELAAYITNKKAQLIAHKEAGQIPVLKEAINDPAVKKDSVADAVIEMSKPGNSVLMPKLPQMSVFWNDVPPLVNGAYDGKVKPAQYKAQLAKLAKASEKK is encoded by the coding sequence ATGAAAATTTGGAAGAAAGTAGCATTAGGTAGTACAGCAATTTTAGCGGCAATGTCTCTTGCAGCTTGCTCAAATAATGATTCAAAATCAGCAAGCGGAAATAGCAGCCAAAATACGAAATTGACGCTCTGGGTTGATACTAATCAAGTGTCATATTATAAGAAAATTGCTAGTGATTTTACTAAATCGCATAAAAATATCACTGTTCGCGTTACGCAAAATCCAACTGGTTCAGCTAATGCCAAAACTGATGTCGGCAAGGACCCATCAAAAGCTGCCGATGTTTTTGAAGCACCTAACGACCAATTAGGACAAATGGCAGACTCAGGTTACATTAACCCGCTCTCACCAAAAGATACCAGCAATATTAAGGCTAATTACATTGCCGTTGCTGCTAAGGGAGTAACCTGGAAAGGAAAAATTTATGCCTATCCATACGCACAACAGGCACAGACAATTTATTACGATAAGTCTAAGTTATCTGCTAATGATGTCAAAAATTGGAAAACCTTAACTTCTAAAGGTGTTGTTGCAACGGACTTTACTAACGCTTATGTTATGTGGCCAGTCTTCTTCTCAGCTGGTACAAAGTTGTATGGTGACAGCGGTGAAGATTTAAAGGGCTCAACGTTTAATTCACAAAAGGGTGTTAATGCACTGAAATGGTACGCTGAACAAAGAAATAACAAGGGCGTAATGCAGACTTCAAACGCATTAAACCAATTGAAGAAGGGTAATGCGCAAGCTATTTTAGATGGTCCTTGGAATGCTGCCAATATCAAGAAAATTCTAGGCAAGAACTTTGCGGTTGCGAAGTATCCAATGATTGAAGTTGGCGGTAAGTCAGTTCAAATGCAGGCATTCCTTGGAATCGAAGGTTTTGCAGTTAATGCTCACACTAAGAATCCAAAAGCTGCTTCAGAATTGGCTGCTTACATCACAAATAAGAAAGCACAATTAATCGCTCATAAGGAAGCTGGGCAAATTCCAGTTCTTAAAGAAGCAATTAACGATCCAGCTGTGAAGAAGGATTCAGTGGCTGATGCGGTAATTGAAATGTCTAAACCAGGCAACTCAGTCTTGATGCCAAAATTACCACAAATGTCAGTCTTCTGGAATGATGTTCCTCCTCTAGTTAACGGTGCTTATGATGGCAAAGTTAAACCAGCACAATACAAGGCTCAACTTGCTAAATTGGCCAAGGCTTCTGAAAAGAAATAG
- a CDS encoding glycoside hydrolase family 65 protein yields the protein MKRIFEINPWQVTTHEFNPADKRLQESITSIGNDYMGMRGNFEEGYSGDSLQGTYLAGVWFPDKTRVGWWKNGYPKYFGKSINAPSFIGIGININGEKLDLATSKIKDFSFSLDMHQGLLTRSFTYLGTTTTVRFEFQRFLHIKQKEAALINVVATVLTGKAKITFTATLDGTVTNEDSNYNEHFWQSCGEDSDQRTIQVKTIPNPYGVPQFTVLLKQGLRHNNHFVKGMVTTTKAGLSEKLTVDLNSGDRYNLEKDVIVVTSRDVEPEMQAQKAAELMTRLQAKSFAENLAEHTAIWQRRWEKSDVVITGNDLAQQGIRFNILQLFMTYYGEDKRLNVGPKGFTGEKYGGATYWDTEAFIFPMYLCVAKPNVTRALLQYRHDQLAGAYQNAKDLGLKGALFPMVTFNGLECHNEWEITFEEIHRNADIAFAIKRYTSYTGDESYVKNEGMDVLVETARFWADRVHYSKWRQKYVMHGVTGPNEYENNVNNNWFTNLMAQWVLQYTLERLPLADPAAQKRVHVSEQEKANWQDIIANMYLPEDHERGIFLQQDDFLDKDLQPAKEIPATERPINQHWSWDKILRSPFIKQADVLQGIYYLDDRFTKEEKERNFDFYEPLTVHESSLSPCVHSILAAELGKKKQSVALYERTARLDLDNYNNDTTDGLHITSMSGSWLAIVQGFAGMRYDKEQLKFNPFVPDNWQNYSFKLNYRNRLIKVAVSHDEVKLDLISGKQLTVMVKDQQVELKEGEVACLKV from the coding sequence ATGAAACGGATTTTTGAGATTAATCCTTGGCAAGTTACTACGCATGAGTTTAATCCGGCAGATAAACGTCTGCAGGAAAGCATTACGTCAATTGGTAATGATTACATGGGGATGCGCGGTAATTTTGAAGAGGGTTATTCAGGCGATAGCTTGCAAGGAACCTACTTGGCTGGAGTTTGGTTTCCGGATAAGACACGAGTGGGCTGGTGGAAAAATGGTTATCCCAAGTACTTTGGCAAGTCCATCAATGCCCCCAGTTTTATTGGCATCGGCATTAATATTAACGGCGAAAAGCTGGATCTAGCAACCAGCAAGATCAAAGATTTTTCTTTTTCACTGGATATGCATCAAGGCCTCTTGACGCGGAGCTTTACTTATTTGGGAACAACAACCACGGTTAGGTTTGAATTTCAACGTTTTTTACATATTAAACAAAAAGAAGCGGCACTGATTAACGTTGTGGCGACAGTCTTAACGGGAAAAGCCAAAATTACCTTTACAGCAACGCTGGATGGCACGGTTACTAATGAAGACAGCAACTACAATGAGCATTTTTGGCAAAGCTGCGGTGAAGATAGCGATCAGCGCACGATTCAGGTTAAAACAATCCCCAATCCATATGGAGTTCCGCAATTTACAGTTCTCTTAAAGCAGGGATTGCGGCATAACAATCATTTTGTCAAAGGAATGGTCACAACAACTAAAGCTGGGCTCAGTGAAAAGTTAACGGTTGACCTCAATTCCGGTGATCGCTATAACCTTGAAAAAGACGTAATTGTTGTTACTAGTCGCGATGTTGAGCCAGAAATGCAAGCTCAAAAAGCCGCCGAATTGATGACACGCTTGCAGGCCAAGAGCTTTGCCGAAAATCTAGCTGAGCATACCGCTATCTGGCAAAGACGGTGGGAAAAAAGTGACGTGGTAATCACCGGTAATGATTTGGCCCAGCAGGGAATTAGGTTCAATATTTTACAGTTGTTTATGACTTACTATGGCGAAGATAAACGACTCAATGTTGGTCCCAAGGGTTTTACCGGCGAAAAGTATGGTGGTGCGACTTACTGGGATACTGAAGCCTTTATCTTCCCGATGTATTTATGCGTGGCTAAGCCAAACGTGACGAGGGCACTGCTTCAATATCGGCACGATCAACTGGCAGGAGCCTATCAGAATGCTAAAGATCTTGGGTTAAAGGGTGCGCTTTTCCCAATGGTGACCTTTAACGGTCTTGAATGCCACAATGAATGGGAAATTACCTTTGAAGAAATTCACCGTAATGCTGATATTGCATTTGCAATTAAGCGTTATACCAGTTATACCGGGGATGAGTCTTATGTTAAAAACGAGGGAATGGATGTTTTAGTTGAAACAGCACGTTTTTGGGCAGATCGGGTTCACTATTCAAAATGGCGGCAAAAGTATGTCATGCACGGTGTAACCGGGCCGAATGAGTATGAGAATAATGTCAACAATAACTGGTTTACTAACCTGATGGCGCAATGGGTTTTGCAATACACCTTAGAGCGCCTGCCCCTAGCTGATCCCGCAGCCCAAAAGAGAGTTCACGTTAGTGAACAGGAAAAAGCTAACTGGCAGGACATTATTGCTAATATGTATTTGCCGGAAGATCATGAACGCGGCATCTTTTTACAGCAAGATGACTTTTTAGACAAAGATTTGCAGCCAGCAAAGGAAATTCCGGCAACTGAACGTCCAATTAACCAGCATTGGTCTTGGGATAAAATCCTTCGTTCACCGTTTATCAAGCAAGCAGATGTCTTGCAGGGAATCTACTATTTGGATGATCGCTTTACTAAAGAAGAAAAGGAGCGCAACTTTGATTTTTATGAACCACTCACCGTTCATGAGAGTTCTCTTTCGCCTTGTGTTCACTCAATTTTAGCGGCTGAATTAGGTAAAAAGAAACAATCGGTTGCTCTTTATGAACGAACAGCCAGGTTAGACCTTGATAACTACAATAATGATACTACCGATGGACTACATATAACTTCAATGAGCGGTTCATGGCTTGCAATTGTTCAAGGCTTTGCGGGAATGCGTTATGACAAAGAGCAGCTAAAGTTCAATCCGTTCGTTCCCGATAACTGGCAGAATTATAGTTTCAAACTTAACTACCGTAATCGTTTAATTAAAGTAGCCGTTAGCCATGATGAAGTTAAGCTTGATTTGATTAGTGGTAAGCAGCTTACAGTCATGGTTAAAGACCAACAGGTTGAATTGAAAGAAGGTGAAGTGGCATGCTTAAAGGTTTGA
- a CDS encoding ABC transporter ATP-binding protein, producing the protein MVEVDLNHLCKKYEGNDQYSVKDFDLHIKDKEFIVFVGPSGCGKSTTLRMIAGLEDISKGTLEIDHQVMNDVAPKDRHIAMVFQNYALYPHMTIYDNMAFGLKLRHYKKSEIDQRVQHAAEILNLKEYLDKKPAELSGGQRQRVALGRAIVRDAPIFLMDEPLSNLDAKLRVSMRAEIAKLHQDLGTTTIYVTHDQTEAMTLADRVVVMSVGKVEQIGSPQEVYNHPVNQFVAGFIGSPQMNFFNVHYHNGRVTDNRGIDMGIPEGKAKLLEKKGYNDRDLILGIRPEDIHAEEAFLETWPNAVVNSTVVVSELLGATIQLYQKVANTEFVANINARDLYQPGDQVKMGFDLNKAHFFDQDTTLAIVN; encoded by the coding sequence ATGGTTGAAGTTGATTTAAACCATCTATGCAAAAAATATGAGGGTAATGACCAGTATTCTGTGAAGGACTTTGATTTACATATCAAAGATAAGGAATTTATCGTCTTTGTTGGGCCTTCTGGTTGTGGTAAATCGACTACTTTGAGGATGATTGCCGGATTGGAAGATATCAGCAAAGGCACACTCGAGATTGATCATCAGGTAATGAACGATGTAGCGCCAAAGGACCGCCATATTGCAATGGTATTTCAAAACTACGCGCTTTATCCGCACATGACAATTTACGACAATATGGCCTTTGGGCTAAAGCTGCGTCATTATAAGAAAAGCGAAATTGATCAGCGAGTGCAACATGCAGCTGAAATTTTGAACCTGAAAGAATACTTGGATAAAAAACCAGCTGAGCTATCTGGCGGTCAAAGACAGCGGGTAGCTTTAGGTAGAGCAATCGTGCGGGATGCACCCATCTTTTTAATGGATGAGCCTTTATCCAACCTGGATGCAAAATTGCGGGTATCAATGCGGGCCGAAATTGCCAAGCTGCATCAGGACTTAGGTACAACAACCATTTACGTCACGCACGATCAAACAGAGGCGATGACTTTAGCTGACCGTGTAGTTGTAATGTCGGTTGGTAAAGTTGAGCAAATTGGTTCCCCGCAAGAAGTATATAACCATCCCGTTAATCAATTCGTAGCAGGCTTTATCGGTTCGCCCCAGATGAATTTCTTTAATGTCCATTATCATAATGGGCGTGTGACTGATAATCGCGGCATTGACATGGGAATACCTGAGGGGAAAGCAAAATTGCTCGAAAAGAAGGGCTATAACGACCGTGATTTGATTTTGGGCATTAGACCTGAAGATATTCACGCTGAAGAAGCGTTTCTCGAAACTTGGCCGAACGCAGTGGTTAATTCGACGGTCGTTGTGTCCGAATTACTAGGGGCAACAATTCAGCTTTACCAAAAAGTTGCTAATACGGAATTCGTTGCCAATATTAATGCGCGGGATCTTTACCAACCCGGTGATCAAGTCAAGATGGGATTTGACCTCAACAAGGCCCACTTTTTTGATCAAGACACCACGCTGGCAATTGTTAATTAG